In Bernardetia litoralis DSM 6794, the genomic window AAAACTTCTCTTAATTATTTGAAATTAAAAGAAGCAGTTCTCTGACAATTTTTGCACTTTGTTTTAATTATAAGATATTTGAATGTTATTCATTTTGTCATATCTAGTGATTTTTATTCGTAGGGAAAAGCCATACCTTTTCTTAAAATAGCTGTTTATAGTTTAATTATGGGCTATAAAATTTCCTACTGGGTAGGGAAAGACGTGTCTTTTCCCTATAATTCTCAAAATATCAAATGATAGACGAAAACAAGTAGGTACAAAAATTGTCAAAGAACCAAAGAAGCTTTATTTTTAGAATACAACTAACTATTATGCCATAGCTCCTGCAATCAGAGCAAATATAAACATAAGTGCGTACAGGACAATAAAAATGATAGTCAGCACTCCCATAAACTTGAAAATAGATTTCAAATTTTTGAAACCTTCTTCCAATTCTAAGTTATCCGAATTGCGTATTGCAGCTTGTGTTTTTTGAGAAAAATTGAATAAATATAAAGAAGGAAAAAAATATACTAAAGCTAATAAAATATAGATAAGTCCAATACCTATACCTCCCAAAGCTCCAAAAGCTCCCATTTGACTACTCAATTGAGAAAAAGAAGAACCCATAAATGCAATACCAACACCTGCTAAAACGGCAAATGCAGTAAATACAAAGCCTACAATAGATACAATTTTCCCCCAAAAAGCAGCAGTAGCTAAAAAGCCTTTTGCCCTATTTGTAACTTGAAAGCCACCTTCTGAATAGAAAGAATCTTTGTCTAAAAAGTCATCTTTTTGCATTTTCTTTAATTTTATTTGAATAAATTTATTTAAAGTAAGAAGTTGTTTAAGAATGTATCTAGCGCAAGATTCTATCTTGTGCTTATCCTTTTGCAAGCATATGCTTGCAAAAAAGAACGTCCAAGCAAAATACTTGAACGAGAAATGTAGAAATATAATTTTTAGAGCGAAAAAAGAATTTATTTTTTAATCCTTAAACAACTTCTAAATTTAGAGATATAAAAATAAAATTCTTTATGCAGTAAATATAACTATATTTACCCAAGAAGAGATATGTCTTATTTTTCTAAGCTAGTATTTAAAAATGAAATACATTCGTCTAATGTTTCAAAATGCTTTGCTCCATTACCAATAACCATTTTAATAACTGCTTTCATAGAACGCATTTGAAACTCATCAAATTCTTTACCTCCATCTTTTTGAAGGATACAAAACAATGTTTTTTGTGGTCTTTTATTAGAGTCATCTACAACTTCAGCCACTGAATAAACGCCTTTCATCATTGGAGTTA contains:
- a CDS encoding nucleoside 2-deoxyribosyltransferase domain-containing protein, with the protein product MPKVFLGGTVNGSKWRDYIMPRLNIDYFNPVVEEWNDEAYKKELLERANCEYCLYILTPMMKGVYSVAEVVDDSNKRPQKTLFCILQKDGGKEFDEFQMRSMKAVIKMVIGNGAKHFETLDECISFLNTSLEK
- a CDS encoding DUF5362 family protein; the protein is MQKDDFLDKDSFYSEGGFQVTNRAKGFLATAAFWGKIVSIVGFVFTAFAVLAGVGIAFMGSSFSQLSSQMGAFGALGGIGIGLIYILLALVYFFPSLYLFNFSQKTQAAIRNSDNLELEEGFKNLKSIFKFMGVLTIIFIVLYALMFIFALIAGAMA